Proteins encoded by one window of Salvia splendens isolate huo1 chromosome 7, SspV2, whole genome shotgun sequence:
- the LOC121810351 gene encoding interactor of constitutive active ROPs 3-like translates to MNDSFSTKSASPTRICIPLVTCDCNKKREGGSNQQPEYEHISMSLSQEDGTVKKMVETLRSDGCKATGVYEAAASELEQSKARVELLEELVGKLNGEVEDEKAKVSSIEAEFASAKLEVEQLRSALAVAEMRRNEDQAQSAEQVKHACEIVEQIKSTSGQREAQLEAELRKCSYEIEELRSNLMDKETELQSIFEENDALIMQLENALSGHREHELRAENETIKAQYHNISEENRALRKEMEAYNSTRSEAMSELEAARVAEREALVKVGSMTEEVDRSNRKAARVAEQLEAAQAANAEMEAELRKLKVQSDQWRKAAEVAASMLAVGNNGHAVERTGSMDNKMRNIPSSNADDLDNEMFKKKNVNVLRKFGVLWKKPQK, encoded by the exons ATGAACGACAGTTTTAGCACGAAATCTGCTTCTCCCACCAGAATATGCATACCTCTTGTGACTTGTGACTGTAACAAAAAAAGGGAAGGTGGAAGCAACCAGCAGCCAGAGTATGAACATATCTCAATG AGTCTAAGTCAAGAAGATGGAACAGTCAAGAAGATGGTGGAGACGCTCAGGTCGGATGGTTGTAAAGCCACGGGAGTCTACGAGGCTGCAGCCAGTGAGCTGGAACAGTCGAAGGCTCGTGTAGAGCTTCTAGAAGAGCTTGTTGGGAAACTCAATGGTGAAGTTGAAGACGAGAAGGCAAAGGTATCATCAATTGAAGCAGAATTCGCCTCTGCGAAGCTTGAAGTGGAGCAGTTGAGATCTGCTCTAGCTGTTGCTGAGATGAGGCGGAACGAGGATCAAGCTCAGAGCGCAGAGCAAGTAAAGCACGCTTGTGAGATTGTGGAACAGATCAAGTCCACATCAGGGCAGAGAGAGGCTCAGTTGGAGGCAGAGCTTCGAAAATGCAGCTATGAAATCGAGGAGCTGAGGTCAAACCTCATGGATAAGGAGACTGAGCTGCAGAGCATCTTTGAGGAGAACGACGCCCTCATAATGCAGTTGGAGAACGCGTTATCCGGCCACAGGGAGCACGAGCTGAGAGCAGAAAATGAGACTATTAAAGCACAATACCATAACATATCAGAGGAAAACAGAGCATTGAGGAAAGAAATGGAGGCTTACAATAGCACGAGGAGCGAGGCTATGTCAGAGCTAGAGGCAGCGAGAGTAGCAGAGAGGGAGGCGCTGGTGAAGGTGGGGTCCATGACGGAGGAGGTGGACAGGAGCAACAGGAAGGCAGCTCGCGTTGCTGAGCAGCTGGAGGCAGCGCAAGCAGCCAACGCGGAGATGGAGGCAGAGCTGCGGAAGCTGAAGGTGCAGTCGGATCAGTGGAGGAAGGCAGCGGAGGTGGCTGCGTCCATGCTAGCGGTTGGGAACAACGGGCACGCAGTGGAGAGGACGGGGTCAATGGACAACAAGATGAGGAACATCCCCTCGTCCAACGCGGATGATCTTGATAATGAAATGTTCAAGAAGAAGAATGTGAATGTGCTGAGGAAGTTTGGTGTGCTATGGAAGAAGCCTCAGAAATAA
- the LOC121740902 gene encoding uncharacterized protein LOC121740902 — MYARMSAKNEKARIHLYKCNRGQRWCKGNGMRSHEAVQEHWRKCHKVVSGRTCRACGNYIEEGLPCRSFEPCPMSLSKFPLALLDEVIRRRGKDEKKAYWMKSRRKEAHDQLYWIKFLTKAEMKKHLTLEQQQLLMKGRKKMIEFYLEENDYDEDTYLGDHDESDDEKDGKEE; from the coding sequence ATGTATGCCAGAATGTCAGCCAAAAATGAAAAAGCAAGAATCCATCTCTACAAATGCAACAGGGGGCAGAGATGGTGCAAGGGAAATGGGATGAGAAGCCATGAAGCCGTGCAAGAACATTGGAGGAAATGTCACAAGGTTGTTTCGGGTAGAACCTGCCGAGCTTGCGGAAACTACATCGAGGAGGGGCTTCCTTGCCGAAGCTTTGAGCCTTGTCCGATGAGTCTCAGTAAGTTCCCTCTGGCCCTTCTCGACGAGGTGATCAGGCGTCGGGGTAAGGATGAAAAGAAGGCCTACTGGATGAAGAGCAGACGCAAAGAAGCTCATGACCAATTATATTGGATAAAATTTTTAACCAAGGCTGAGATGAAGAAGCACCTTACTCTGGAACAACAACAACTCCTCATGAAGGGAAGAAAGAAAATGATTGAGTTCTACTTGGAGGAGAATGATTACGACGAAGACACCTATCTCGGCGATCACGACGAAAGCGATGATGAGAAGGACGGCAAGGAGGAGTAG